Proteins from a genomic interval of Ignavibacteria bacterium:
- a CDS encoding ABC transporter substrate-binding protein, protein MKKFGLFFIIIVSLTVLITIAGGRKKKPIIQSNVTKMLTPLQEPDLSGATVGDWVIKQEMSDAEKLNPVVTNDATADEIISYYLFEKLLEQDRITYELYPQLAKNMPTLSEDHLTYTFELKDNVKFSDGTPLTGEDIIFTFKAIKNPFTDAQALRNYFTDLDRVELVDGDKYKVKFTFKQPYFRAIYAIGDIKIVPKKILDIENINDRLSWEMLNEANETLDPAKYPEMKKFADFLNQEDVSRNPKYVVGSGPYKLEKWVTGQQISVVRNNDYWNKDEGKVYPEKIIWRTISDQNAAIAAAKNKETDLMYVIRPIDFVENVKNPEQFGLKKALVLEPVYSYIGWNNNSPLFNDPKVRMAMSYAVDRNMIIDKIFYGMGIPIQSHIFYKSQYVDSTLPVIPFDLEKSKELLAEAGWKDTDGDGILDKVINGQKVDFKFTFTNNNNPTRKQTALVIIDALKQIGIQADIQDYEWSVFLDKVKKHDFDAAIMAWQLSVGPEDPYQIWHSSQADGEGSNHISYKNQRSDELIELNRITFDDSVRKEILNEWQEIIYKDQPYTFLWTPTGRYLYSDRFKNTRWYSYPNSPLMKEWWSSRDLARYK, encoded by the coding sequence ATGAAAAAATTCGGATTATTCTTTATTATTATAGTTTCCCTGACAGTATTAATAACAATAGCGGGCGGCAGAAAAAAGAAGCCCATAATCCAGAGTAATGTAACAAAAATGCTCACACCGCTTCAGGAACCTGATTTAAGCGGCGCAACAGTAGGTGATTGGGTTATAAAGCAGGAAATGTCGGATGCTGAAAAACTGAACCCTGTTGTAACTAATGATGCAACAGCAGATGAGATTATTTCTTATTATTTGTTCGAGAAGTTGCTTGAGCAGGACAGAATTACTTACGAACTTTATCCCCAGCTTGCCAAAAATATGCCGACACTTAGCGAAGACCACCTGACTTACACATTTGAGCTTAAAGATAATGTAAAATTTTCGGATGGAACACCTTTAACCGGCGAGGACATAATCTTCACATTCAAAGCTATAAAAAACCCGTTCACTGACGCCCAGGCATTGAGAAATTATTTTACCGATTTGGACAGGGTTGAGCTTGTTGATGGAGATAAATATAAAGTTAAGTTTACTTTTAAACAGCCATATTTCAGGGCAATTTATGCAATCGGAGATATAAAGATTGTTCCTAAAAAGATTCTTGATATAGAAAACATAAACGATAGACTTAGCTGGGAAATGCTGAATGAAGCAAATGAGACTCTTGACCCTGCAAAATATCCCGAAATGAAAAAGTTTGCTGATTTCCTGAATCAGGAAGACGTTTCAAGAAATCCTAAATATGTGGTCGGAAGCGGTCCATACAAGCTTGAAAAATGGGTAACAGGACAGCAAATTTCCGTTGTCAGAAATAATGACTATTGGAATAAAGATGAAGGAAAAGTTTATCCTGAGAAAATAATCTGGAGAACAATTTCCGACCAGAACGCAGCAATTGCTGCTGCAAAAAACAAAGAAACCGATTTGATGTATGTTATACGTCCAATTGACTTTGTTGAGAATGTAAAAAATCCCGAGCAGTTCGGACTAAAAAAAGCGTTAGTACTTGAACCTGTATATTCATATATCGGATGGAACAACAATAGTCCGTTATTCAATGACCCTAAAGTAAGGATGGCAATGAGTTATGCAGTTGACCGTAATATGATTATAGATAAGATTTTTTACGGAATGGGAATACCAATCCAGTCTCACATATTTTACAAAAGCCAATATGTTGATTCAACATTGCCTGTAATACCATTTGATTTGGAAAAATCAAAAGAGCTTCTTGCCGAAGCAGGCTGGAAAGACACTGACGGCGACGGAATACTTGATAAAGTAATTAACGGGCAGAAAGTAGATTTTAAGTTTACATTCACAAACAATAATAATCCTACAAGAAAACAGACTGCATTGGTAATTATTGACGCTTTAAAACAAATCGGTATTCAGGCAGACATTCAGGATTATGAATGGTCTGTATTCTTAGACAAAGTTAAGAAACATGATTTTGATGCAGCAATAATGGCGTGGCAGTTATCTGTAGGTCCTGAAGACCCTTACCAGATATGGCATTCATCCCAGGCAGACGGTGAGGGCAGCAATCACATCAGCTATAAAAATCAAAGAAGTGATGAGTTAATCGAATTAAACAGAATTACTTTCGATGACAGCGTAAGAAAAGAAATTCTAAATGAATGGCAGGAAATCATTTACAAAGACCAGCCATATACATTTTTATGGACACCTACAGGAAGATATTTATATTCAGACAGATTTAAAAACACAAGATGGTATTCATATCCGAACTCTCCGTTAATGAAAGAGTGGTGGTCATCACGGGATTTAGCAAGATATAAATAA
- a CDS encoding DUF2085 domain-containing protein — protein sequence MNISYKLSKKVYFIILIISLIWCSLIILTPVLASLQGFPESVSTVLYIFFSNVCHQIDDRSYHILGHALGVCSRCSFIYFAFLIGVILYPFIHKLDNVRMPAIWVIITAAVLMVGDALLDIFDLFNNTFITRSITGFILGVVLPFYLIPGFTIFSYEIQSYFKYKNQTSDIK from the coding sequence TTGAATATCTCTTATAAATTATCAAAGAAAGTATATTTTATCATTTTAATCATTTCTTTGATATGGTGTTCGCTCATTATTCTTACTCCCGTTCTTGCAAGCTTACAGGGTTTCCCTGAATCTGTTTCGACTGTTTTATATATTTTCTTTTCAAATGTCTGTCATCAGATTGATGACCGTTCCTATCATATTTTAGGGCATGCGCTTGGTGTATGTTCAAGGTGTTCGTTTATTTACTTTGCATTTCTGATTGGAGTGATTTTATATCCGTTCATACATAAACTTGATAATGTCAGGATGCCCGCAATATGGGTAATTATAACCGCAGCTGTTTTAATGGTCGGTGATGCTTTGCTCGATATATTCGATTTATTTAATAATACTTTTATTACGCGGTCAATTACCGGGTTCATACTTGGGGTTGTTCTTCCGTTTTATCTGATTCCGGGATTTACAATTTTCTCATACGAGATTCAGTCATACTTTAAATACAAAAACCAAACGTCCGATATTAAATGA
- the raiA gene encoding ribosome-associated translation inhibitor RaiA yields MNINITARHFKAHQTLIDEIKEKIESIKTYEVKVLHTDVILSFEKATNSIKTAEIIMKINDKSIMAKESSDDYSKSLDMAIEKIEAQLYKYADKHKTNKHHVKQV; encoded by the coding sequence ATGAACATAAACATAACTGCCCGCCACTTCAAAGCTCACCAAACCCTCATCGATGAAATCAAAGAAAAGATAGAATCCATAAAAACTTATGAAGTAAAAGTTTTGCATACGGATGTAATTCTTTCTTTTGAAAAAGCTACCAACAGCATTAAGACTGCTGAAATTATTATGAAAATAAATGATAAGAGTATTATGGCTAAGGAAAGCTCCGATGATTATTCTAAGTCACTTGATATGGCAATCGAAAAAATTGAAGCTCAGCTTTATAAATATGCTGATAAGCACAAAACCAATAAACACCACGTTAAGCAGGTGTGA
- a CDS encoding ABC transporter permease: protein MTDYIFKRILLFFPTLLIITMITFVICRMAPGDPTEMRIGATGEAMKTGAKNQITQATKEYYKKKFGLDKPIWQQYFIWLGNIAQGDFGNSFKDDRPVINKILERIPVSLTISLLSFLLIYSIAIPVGIYSAARQYSYGDRATTVFLFILYSLPNFWVATLAIFFLCSPEFWNIFPTGGLTSLDYETYSFWGQLWDRIHHLILPVLITSLASFAFLSRQMRSSMLEVIRQDYIRTARAKGLNEKTVIMKHALRNSLIPIITIFGGLLPAMVGGSLIVETIFTIPGMGQLFYQGILDRDYPLIMAELLLVAVLTVVGVLIVDIIYSIVDPRITFSKKAA, encoded by the coding sequence ATGACTGATTATATTTTTAAACGGATTTTGCTTTTCTTCCCTACCCTGCTTATCATAACAATGATAACGTTCGTAATTTGCCGTATGGCTCCGGGCGACCCGACTGAAATGAGAATCGGCGCTACAGGTGAGGCAATGAAAACAGGCGCAAAGAATCAGATTACTCAGGCAACAAAAGAATATTATAAAAAGAAATTCGGACTTGATAAGCCAATATGGCAGCAATATTTTATATGGCTCGGAAATATAGCGCAGGGTGACTTTGGAAACTCATTTAAAGATGACAGACCTGTTATAAATAAAATCCTTGAACGAATTCCTGTTTCCCTGACAATAAGCTTGCTATCATTTTTGCTCATATATTCTATTGCCATACCGGTAGGCATATACAGCGCTGCAAGGCAATATTCCTACGGCGATAGAGCAACTACGGTTTTCCTTTTTATTCTATATTCACTCCCGAATTTCTGGGTAGCAACACTTGCAATTTTCTTCTTATGCAGTCCCGAATTCTGGAATATCTTCCCTACAGGAGGGTTAACCTCACTTGACTATGAAACTTACTCTTTCTGGGGACAGCTTTGGGACAGAATACATCACTTAATCTTACCCGTTCTGATTACAAGCCTTGCAAGCTTCGCCTTCTTATCACGACAGATGAGAAGTTCAATGCTTGAAGTTATCAGGCAGGATTACATAAGAACTGCGCGTGCAAAAGGATTGAACGAAAAAACCGTTATAATGAAACACGCTCTGAGAAATTCTCTTATTCCGATTATTACAATATTCGGCGGTCTGCTTCCTGCAATGGTCGGCGGCTCGCTTATTGTCGAGACAATCTTTACCATTCCGGGAATGGGACAACTTTTTTATCAGGGCATCCTTGACCGTGATTATCCTTTGATTATGGCTGAGCTTCTGCTTGTCGCTGTGCTTACTGTTGTCGGTGTTCTGATTGTTGATATTATTTATTCAATTGTTGACCCAAGAATTACTTTTTCAAAAAAAGCAGCTTAA
- the hprK gene encoding HPr(Ser) kinase/phosphatase: MSDRFSNLKEIKKESITVDSFYNKCKERFRLSKVTSGEIKPSKTIVDKDIHRPGLALAGYYDLFTHRRIQVFGNTEIRYLKSLSEEKKLHTLQKFFKFDIPCVIVTNENEIPKMLLEFAEISETPVFRTPVPTTRVAYLISDFLDDQFSVQVVMHGSFIDVYGIGVMFTGKSGIGKSEIALDLIERGHRLVADDVVVVSKKAESVLMGSGTNLVQHFMEIRGLGIIDVRAVFGIRAIRFQKRVEVIVELLNWDPEREYDRTGLDTQTINLLGVDVELIRLPIFPGKNITVIAEVIALNYLCKHYGYNPAVEFGKKLSEEIKSKTKDETTDEQEKYDRTIEYFEHDFE, from the coding sequence ATGTCGGATAGATTCAGCAATCTGAAAGAAATAAAAAAAGAATCGATAACTGTTGATTCTTTTTACAATAAATGTAAAGAGCGTTTCAGATTGTCAAAAGTAACTTCAGGAGAAATTAAGCCTTCAAAAACAATTGTCGATAAGGACATTCATCGTCCCGGACTTGCACTTGCGGGGTATTATGATTTATTCACACATAGAAGAATCCAGGTTTTCGGAAATACGGAAATAAGATATTTAAAATCTTTATCCGAAGAAAAGAAGCTTCACACTCTTCAAAAATTTTTCAAATTTGATATTCCCTGCGTCATAGTTACTAATGAAAATGAAATTCCAAAGATGCTTCTTGAGTTTGCTGAGATTTCAGAAACTCCTGTATTCAGAACTCCGGTTCCTACGACACGTGTGGCATACTTAATCAGCGATTTTCTTGATGACCAGTTTTCGGTTCAGGTTGTGATGCACGGTTCGTTCATCGACGTATACGGAATTGGTGTAATGTTCACCGGTAAATCAGGCATAGGTAAAAGCGAAATTGCCCTTGACCTCATCGAACGCGGTCACCGTCTGGTGGCTGATGATGTTGTTGTGGTTTCCAAAAAAGCTGAAAGCGTTCTGATGGGTTCGGGAACGAATCTTGTTCAGCATTTTATGGAAATACGGGGTCTTGGAATAATTGACGTGAGAGCTGTATTCGGGATACGCGCAATTCGTTTTCAAAAAAGAGTTGAAGTAATTGTAGAACTTCTAAATTGGGACCCTGAACGCGAATATGACAGAACAGGTTTGGATACGCAAACGATTAATCTTCTTGGCGTTGATGTTGAACTTATCCGTCTTCCTATTTTCCCCGGTAAAAATATTACTGTAATTGCAGAAGTTATAGCTCTTAATTACCTTTGTAAACACTACGGTTACAACCCTGCGGTTGAGTTTGGAAAGAAACTATCCGAGGAGATTAAAAGTAAAACTAAGGATGAAACCACAGATGAACAGGAAAAATATGACCGCACAATTGAGTACTTTGAGCACGATTTTGAGTAG
- a CDS encoding DUF2795 domain-containing protein yields MVWTLELASYLDDAPWPCNKSELIDYATRTGAPQEVIDNLAELEDTDEPYESMEEIWLDYPTDEDFFYDEEAKDF; encoded by the coding sequence ATGGTTTGGACGCTGGAATTGGCATCCTATTTAGATGATGCACCCTGGCCTTGCAATAAATCAGAATTGATAGATTATGCAACGAGAACAGGAGCCCCACAGGAAGTAATCGATAACTTAGCAGAATTGGAGGACACAGATGAACCGTACGAAAGCATGGAAGAGATTTGGCTTGATTATCCTACTGATGAAGACTTCTTTTACGATGAGGAGGCTAAAGATTTCTAA
- a CDS encoding ABC transporter permease: protein MANNPDIDKLENKIVTEPKIDIINAQPIETDVVLGADRLTKDQIESREKVGESYWSLVKHQFGKNRLAMIALNIVFVLIYIAVFADFLAYNKPIYTQYEGKAYFPIVYDYLSAVGLYKWDPNLILANWKKLDDQNLLQNTIWPAVPYAANETDLASAVVKPSGDHYLGTDPAGRDLLAGIIHGSRISLSVGFIAAGIALLIGISLGAFAGFYGGKVDIVIMRLVEIFMTLPTFFLIVTIVAIYGSSIWLVMAAIGITTWTADAKLIRGEVLKVKNMEYVTAASSLGFNNLRIIFRHVLPNAIAPVLVSGAFAIAGAILTEAALSFLGFGVKATTVTWGSLINEARNASNAWWLAIFPGFMIFISVVSYNLIGEGLRDALDPRLRD, encoded by the coding sequence ATGGCAAATAATCCTGACATAGATAAATTAGAAAACAAAATTGTAACCGAACCAAAAATTGATATAATAAATGCCCAGCCGATTGAAACTGACGTAGTTCTCGGTGCAGACAGGTTGACAAAAGACCAGATTGAAAGCCGTGAGAAAGTCGGTGAATCATATTGGTCTCTGGTAAAACATCAATTCGGAAAGAATCGTCTTGCGATGATTGCTTTGAACATAGTTTTTGTTTTAATTTATATTGCTGTTTTTGCTGATTTTCTTGCTTATAATAAGCCAATATATACACAATATGAAGGTAAAGCCTACTTTCCTATTGTATATGATTATCTTTCTGCTGTAGGGCTTTATAAATGGGACCCTAACCTGATACTTGCCAATTGGAAAAAGTTAGATGACCAAAACTTGCTTCAGAATACAATCTGGCCTGCGGTTCCTTATGCTGCAAACGAAACCGATTTGGCTTCGGCGGTTGTGAAACCCAGCGGCGACCATTATCTGGGGACCGACCCCGCGGGAAGGGACTTACTTGCAGGAATTATCCATGGCTCAAGAATTTCTCTTTCGGTCGGATTCATAGCCGCAGGAATAGCGCTTCTCATCGGAATATCATTAGGAGCTTTTGCCGGATTTTACGGAGGCAAAGTTGATATTGTAATAATGCGTCTTGTTGAAATTTTTATGACGCTGCCTACATTTTTCCTGATAGTAACAATTGTTGCAATTTACGGTTCCAGCATATGGCTTGTGATGGCTGCCATCGGGATAACCACATGGACTGCAGATGCAAAACTTATTCGCGGTGAAGTTTTGAAAGTTAAAAATATGGAATATGTAACCGCTGCTTCCTCATTAGGTTTTAATAACTTAAGGATAATTTTCAGGCATGTTCTGCCGAATGCAATCGCACCCGTTCTGGTATCAGGTGCATTTGCAATTGCAGGTGCAATTTTGACAGAAGCCGCATTAAGCTTTTTAGGATTTGGGGTGAAGGCAACAACAGTTACCTGGGGTTCATTGATTAACGAAGCGAGAAATGCTTCCAACGCCTGGTGGCTAGCAATTTTCCCGGGCTTTATGATATTCATAAGTGTTGTTTCTTATAATCTCATCGGGGAGGGCTTGAGAGATGCTCTTGACCCGAGATTGAGGGATTAA